The following are from one region of the Candidatus Zixiibacteriota bacterium genome:
- a CDS encoding VOC family protein: protein MIEGARYVHTNLIARDWKALAHFYETQFGCVVVPPERDYSGPELEAGTGVPQASLRGAHLRLPGHGPNGPTLEIFTYSRLVERPEPAVNRPGFGHIAFEVASVADARAAVLAAGGRAIGEVVSLCTASGATVTWCYVTDPEGNVIELQSWRRA from the coding sequence ATGATCGAGGGCGCCCGCTACGTTCACACGAACCTCATCGCGCGCGACTGGAAAGCGCTGGCGCATTTCTACGAGACGCAGTTCGGTTGCGTCGTCGTTCCGCCCGAGCGGGACTATTCCGGGCCCGAGCTGGAGGCCGGAACCGGGGTGCCGCAGGCATCGCTCCGCGGAGCCCATCTGCGCCTGCCGGGACACGGGCCGAACGGGCCGACCCTGGAGATCTTTACCTACTCGCGCCTCGTGGAGAGGCCGGAGCCGGCGGTGAATCGCCCGGGCTTCGGCCACATCGCGTTCGAGGTCGCCTCGGTCGCGGATGCCAGGGCTGCAGTTCTCGCCGCGGGAGGCAGGGCGATCGGTGAGGTGGTTTCGCTATGCACCGCGTCGGGAGCCACGGTCACCTGGTGTTACGTCACGGACCCTGAGGGCAACGTCATCGAATTGCAATCGTGGCGCCGGGCGTGA
- a CDS encoding ABC transporter substrate-binding protein, translating into MRTLRCAIYACLVSLGLFFPVSPGAADEQRITFGLTNRSGSVALPHVVAEEKGFFKAEGLNVSLIVMQNQVVVNALAAKNIDYGGTFSNMVGAALSGLPIRIVAVVMEGGEHVLVTHADIKRVEDLKGKIVGISSFGGAPHMQVTMILRKYGLNPEKDVTFLQIGGTPSRYAALESGSVQAVMLQPPFNKMAQKRGFREIIAFNEILKVPLGGVAVHRDRIREKPDEIVRLIRAILKGIDYIHTHKDDILRIMEKSWGIKDREIREQVYRDALPIYARNGTVPDDLMRQVVQMIQGTRKTSREVPLSDIVEWRFARQAAAELSRK; encoded by the coding sequence ATGAGAACGTTACGGTGCGCGATCTACGCTTGCCTGGTTTCGCTGGGGCTTTTCTTCCCGGTCTCTCCCGGGGCGGCGGACGAGCAAAGGATCACGTTCGGCCTCACCAATCGCAGCGGCAGCGTCGCCCTCCCGCACGTGGTGGCCGAAGAGAAAGGGTTCTTCAAGGCTGAGGGGCTCAACGTGTCGCTGATCGTGATGCAGAACCAGGTCGTGGTGAACGCGCTGGCGGCGAAAAACATCGATTACGGCGGGACCTTCAGCAACATGGTCGGCGCGGCTCTTTCGGGATTGCCGATCCGCATCGTGGCGGTGGTGATGGAGGGAGGGGAGCATGTCCTGGTGACCCACGCGGATATCAAGAGGGTCGAGGATCTGAAGGGAAAGATCGTCGGCATCAGCAGCTTCGGCGGCGCGCCCCACATGCAGGTGACGATGATCCTGCGGAAGTACGGCCTCAACCCGGAGAAGGACGTCACGTTCCTGCAGATCGGCGGGACGCCGAGCCGCTACGCAGCGCTGGAAAGCGGCTCGGTGCAGGCCGTGATGCTGCAGCCGCCCTTCAACAAGATGGCGCAAAAGAGGGGCTTCCGCGAGATCATCGCCTTCAACGAGATCCTGAAAGTCCCGCTCGGCGGCGTCGCCGTGCACCGCGACCGGATCAGGGAAAAGCCCGACGAGATCGTCAGGCTCATCCGGGCGATCCTGAAGGGTATCGACTACATCCACACGCACAAGGACGACATCCTCCGGATCATGGAAAAGAGCTGGGGGATCAAGGATCGGGAGATCCGCGAGCAAGTGTACCGGGACGCGCTCCCGATCTACGCCCGAAACGGCACGGTCCCGGACGATCTCATGCGCCAGGTCGTGCAGATGATCCAGGGGACGCGGAAGACCAGCCGGGAGGTGCCCCTTTCCGACATCGTCGAGTGGCGTTTCGCCAGGCAGGCCGCGGCGGAGCTCTCCAGGAAGTAG